From Pseudomonas hormoni:
CTCAGGCGGACTTCTTCGACGACATGGCTCATGCACAATCCTGCTGATGGCGACCGTCCCAGCGGCTGAACAGGTTTTTCAGCAGCAAGGCCGTGTCCTGGGGACGTTCGAGGGGAAACATGTGCCCGCCCGGCATGGTCAGGGATTCGCCCAACGCCATGCGACCGACAGAACTGGCGTGATGACGCATCACCACGCGGCTCTTGTGCCCGCGCACCACTGCCAGCGGCACCTTCAACTGCCGAGCGCGGCCGGGGCTGGTGTGGGGCACGCCACGGTAGATGCTGATTTCCGTGGCCGGGTCGAAACGCAGGCGCAGTTTGTCGCCGACCTTGTACAAACCGTGTTGCAGGTAGGCGTCGAAACATTCCGGATCAAAGCTGCGAAACAGGGTTTTGCCGGCGAAATAGCGGCGGGCACTTTCGAGGTCGGCGA
This genomic window contains:
- a CDS encoding alpha/beta fold hydrolase; translated protein: MSQQIFFAHANGFPSGTYGKLFAALAPEYQVTHLEQHAHDPRFPADDNWHNLVDELIHHLEQQAEPVWGVGHSFGGVLHLHAALRCPELYRGVVMLDSPVLTRADQWVIRAAKRFGFIDRLTPAGRTLGRREEFADLESARRYFAGKTLFRSFDPECFDAYLQHGLYKVGDKLRLRFDPATEISIYRGVPHTSPGRARQLKVPLAVVRGHKSRVVMRHHASSVGRMALGESLTMPGGHMFPLERPQDTALLLKNLFSRWDGRHQQDCA